One genomic region from Pseudomonas sp. R5-89-07 encodes:
- a CDS encoding NUDIX hydrolase codes for MKIRATVICEHEGHILFVRKARSKWALPGGKVERGERPVGAAERELEEETGLNVDGLLYLQELRARDTVHHVFEASVVNIDEARPCNEIVDCQWYAYGALDELDTTDATRHIVKSFLRRL; via the coding sequence ATGAAAATACGGGCCACGGTCATCTGCGAACACGAGGGGCACATCCTCTTCGTGCGCAAGGCCAGATCCAAATGGGCGCTGCCGGGCGGCAAAGTAGAACGGGGTGAACGCCCGGTGGGCGCGGCGGAACGCGAGCTGGAAGAAGAAACGGGGTTAAACGTGGACGGCTTGCTGTACTTGCAGGAGCTGAGGGCCCGCGACACCGTGCATCACGTGTTTGAGGCCTCGGTGGTGAATATCGACGAGGCGCGGCCGTGCAACGAGATCGTCGACTGCCAGTGGTACGCCTACGGTGCTCTCGACGAGCTGGACACCACCGACGCCACACGACACATCGTCAAGTCCTTCCTGCGCCGCCTCTGA
- a CDS encoding Gfo/Idh/MocA family protein, whose translation MSTVRWGMIGCGSVTELKSGPAFYKAPGSALVAVMGRREEAVRDYATRHGIARFYTDAQALIDDPEVDAVYIATPPDSHLDYSLMVAAAGKHCCVEKPMSLNAEQSALMQRTFERAGLHLFVSYYRRSLPRFQQVRTWLEDGRIGELRHLNWTLCKPAAVADTNPDNWRTDPAIAGGGYFADLASHGFDLFQYLAGDIVEVSGFTARQAGRYAAEDAVSACWTFASGALGMGCWNFVADRREDRVELIGSQGRITFSVFEDQPLRLEAETEEVLEIPCHTHIQWHHVLAMNAHIRGDAKHPSLAIEALKTDRILDKVLQRYSQHP comes from the coding sequence ATGAGCACCGTACGTTGGGGCATGATCGGCTGTGGCAGTGTCACCGAATTGAAGAGTGGACCCGCTTTCTACAAAGCGCCAGGTTCGGCCCTGGTGGCCGTGATGGGGCGCCGCGAGGAAGCCGTGCGCGATTACGCGACACGCCATGGCATTGCCCGCTTCTACACGGATGCCCAGGCCCTGATCGACGACCCCGAGGTGGATGCCGTCTACATCGCCACTCCGCCTGACAGCCACCTCGACTACAGCTTGATGGTGGCGGCGGCAGGCAAGCATTGTTGCGTCGAAAAACCCATGTCGTTGAACGCCGAACAGAGCGCGTTGATGCAGCGCACCTTCGAGCGCGCCGGGCTGCACCTGTTCGTCTCCTATTATCGGCGCTCACTGCCGCGCTTCCAGCAAGTGCGCACCTGGCTGGAGGACGGCCGTATCGGCGAGTTGCGCCACCTCAATTGGACCCTGTGCAAGCCCGCAGCGGTGGCAGACACCAATCCGGACAATTGGCGCACTGACCCTGCGATTGCCGGCGGCGGTTATTTTGCCGACCTGGCCAGCCACGGGTTCGACCTGTTCCAGTACCTGGCCGGAGATATCGTCGAGGTCTCGGGGTTCACTGCTCGGCAGGCCGGACGCTATGCCGCAGAGGACGCGGTGAGCGCCTGCTGGACCTTCGCCAGCGGTGCACTGGGCATGGGCTGCTGGAACTTCGTCGCTGACCGCCGCGAAGACCGGGTCGAGCTGATCGGCAGCCAGGGGCGCATCACCTTCTCGGTATTCGAAGACCAGCCGCTGCGCCTTGAAGCCGAGACCGAAGAGGTGCTGGAAATCCCATGCCATACCCATATCCAATGGCACCACGTACTGGCGATGAATGCCCATATTCGTGGCGATGCCAAGCACCCTTCGCTGGCGATCGAGGCGTTGAAGACGGACCGAATTCTGGACAAAGTGCTGCAGCGTTACTCCCAACATCCCTAG
- a CDS encoding ribonuclease T2: MKYWMVLWLLIAAGATAAPRSQGQAGEFDFYVLSLSWSPTFCLTHPDNEQCSGKGYGFVLHGLWPQYARGGWPASCAPRSRLTAEEMDKGATLFPSRALLKHEWAKHGTCTGLAPLHYLEQSDTALGAVVIPPQLQPLNTPPSLPAREIEALFRESNPRMGNHGMAVICKGNVLSEVRVCLTKDLTFAGCPRSVKSQCRGGDIRIPAQR, encoded by the coding sequence ATGAAATACTGGATGGTGTTGTGGCTGCTGATCGCCGCTGGCGCAACGGCAGCGCCGCGCAGCCAAGGGCAGGCAGGGGAATTTGATTTTTATGTGTTGTCGCTCTCGTGGTCGCCGACGTTCTGCTTGACCCACCCGGATAACGAACAGTGTTCGGGCAAGGGCTACGGGTTTGTGCTGCATGGCTTGTGGCCGCAATACGCGCGAGGAGGGTGGCCCGCATCCTGTGCGCCGCGCTCGCGATTGACCGCCGAAGAAATGGACAAGGGCGCCACGCTGTTTCCCAGCCGTGCGCTGCTCAAGCATGAATGGGCCAAGCACGGCACCTGCACTGGGCTTGCACCGCTGCACTACCTGGAGCAATCCGATACGGCACTGGGCGCGGTTGTGATTCCGCCACAATTGCAGCCGCTCAATACACCGCCGTCATTACCCGCCAGGGAGATCGAGGCGCTGTTTCGCGAAAGCAACCCGCGCATGGGCAACCACGGCATGGCCGTTATCTGCAAAGGCAACGTGCTGTCTGAAGTGCGCGTATGCCTGACCAAGGACCTGACCTTCGCCGGTTGCCCGCGTAGCGTGAAAAGCCAGTGCCGTGGTGGTGATATCCGGATTCCTGCGCAGCGCTGA
- a CDS encoding LysE family translocator → MSVIISMAAFALATSITPGPVNVVALSSGARFGFAASQKHVFGAALGFTLLLVLIGLGLHEVLLRWPILTQLIQWGGVAFLLYMACKLAVDNGQLQDDGAATAPSMLYGAIMQWLNPKAWLACVAGMGLFAADGDAGQVWVFASLYLVICYLSVACWAYAGTFLRRYLHNPRGVRVFNRSMAALLVASVGYLLMA, encoded by the coding sequence ATGAGCGTGATCATCTCCATGGCGGCATTCGCCCTCGCTACCTCCATTACGCCGGGGCCGGTCAATGTGGTCGCCCTGAGCAGCGGCGCACGCTTCGGCTTTGCTGCCAGCCAGAAGCATGTGTTCGGCGCGGCGCTTGGCTTCACCTTGCTGCTGGTGTTGATTGGCCTGGGTTTGCACGAAGTGCTGCTGCGCTGGCCGATCCTGACCCAGCTGATCCAGTGGGGCGGGGTGGCGTTCCTGCTGTATATGGCCTGCAAGCTCGCCGTGGACAACGGCCAGTTGCAGGACGACGGCGCCGCCACGGCGCCCTCGATGCTGTACGGCGCGATCATGCAGTGGCTCAACCCCAAGGCCTGGCTGGCGTGTGTGGCGGGGATGGGGCTGTTTGCGGCGGACGGTGATGCCGGGCAAGTCTGGGTGTTCGCCAGCCTCTACCTGGTGATCTGCTACCTGTCGGTGGCGTGCTGGGCCTATGCCGGAACGTTCTTGCGCCGCTACCTGCACAATCCTCGGGGTGTCCGGGTGTTCAACCGTTCAATGGCCGCGTTGCTGGTGGCCAGTGTGGGTTATTTGCTGATGGCTTGA
- a CDS encoding AraC family transcriptional regulator has protein sequence MLSNTPAHPSHAPRFWRDERLPFIEARTIADGRKVTYTRHAHEHFSIGAITRGRSYYHYGDQTFQISAGTVVLMNPGDVHACNPIENEHWSYHMLYLDTPWLTDLQHQLGFSTDQGYRPFNTPHTQDTSLYHGLLGLYRLLVDERAELLHKQSALVSYFSEVQQRLNPSLAPVREVNHKLERAAEYIREHCTEALRLEDICQAAELSPSYLIRAFKQYYGLTPHAFVVNSRIQFARTQLRNGALIAEVALAAGFADQAHFQRAFKQHFAATPGQYRERLKPSANNPHWPPATRPLNG, from the coding sequence ATGTTGTCGAACACGCCCGCTCACCCTTCGCACGCGCCGCGCTTCTGGCGCGACGAGCGCTTGCCCTTCATCGAAGCGCGCACCATTGCCGATGGGCGCAAGGTCACTTACACCCGCCACGCCCATGAGCATTTTTCCATCGGTGCAATCACCCGCGGGCGCAGCTATTACCACTATGGCGACCAGACTTTCCAGATCAGCGCCGGCACCGTGGTGCTGATGAACCCCGGTGACGTGCACGCGTGCAATCCCATCGAAAACGAGCATTGGTCCTACCATATGCTCTACCTCGACACCCCCTGGCTGACTGACCTGCAGCATCAACTGGGCTTCAGTACCGACCAGGGTTACCGCCCGTTCAACACACCGCACACTCAGGACACGTCGCTGTACCACGGCTTGCTGGGCCTATACCGGCTTCTGGTGGACGAACGGGCCGAACTGCTGCACAAACAGAGCGCGCTGGTGAGCTATTTCAGCGAGGTGCAGCAGCGCCTGAACCCTTCGCTCGCGCCGGTACGGGAGGTCAATCACAAGCTGGAGCGAGCCGCCGAGTACATTCGTGAGCACTGCACCGAGGCCCTGAGGCTTGAAGACATTTGCCAGGCGGCCGAGCTGTCGCCGTCGTACCTGATCCGCGCGTTCAAACAGTATTACGGGCTGACGCCCCATGCGTTTGTGGTCAACAGCCGTATCCAGTTTGCCCGCACCCAACTGCGCAATGGTGCGCTGATCGCCGAGGTGGCGCTGGCTGCTGGGTTTGCCGACCAGGCGCATTTCCAACGTGCATTCAAACAGCATTTTGCCGCCACGCCGGGGCAATACCGCGAACGGCTCAAGCCATCAGCAAATAACCCACACTGGCCACCAGCAACGCGGCCATTGAACGGTTGA
- a CDS encoding ABC transporter ATP-binding protein gives MNQDNLIEIRDLSVEFVTGEHHHRVVNNVSFDIKRGETLALVGESGSGKSVTAHSILRLLPYPLARHPSGTISYAGQDLLTLKEKTLRHIRGNRIAMIFQEPMTSLNPLHCIEKQINEVLGLHKGLTGKVATQRTLELLELVGIPEPHKRLKALPHELSGGQRQRVMIAMALANEPELLIADEPTTALDVTVQLKILELLKELQARLGMALLLISHDLNLVRRIAHRVCVMQQGCIVEQADCETLFQAPQHPYTQELLAAEPSGGPATNEVGPPLLEVDDLKVWFPIKKGFLRNTVDYVKAVDGINFSLPQGQTLGIVGESGSGKSTLGLAILRLIGSQGGIRFEGQQLDRLTQQQVRPLRREMQVVFQDPFGSLSPRMCVSEIVGEGLRIHNMGTPTEQEAAIIAALKEVGLDPESRHRYPHEFSGGQRQRIAIARALVLKPRLILLDEPTSALDRTVQRQVVELLRGLQAKYNLTYLFISHDLAVVKALSHQLMVVKQGQVVEQGDARQIFASPQHPYTRQLLEAAFLVPA, from the coding sequence ATGAATCAGGACAATCTGATCGAAATCCGCGACCTCAGTGTCGAGTTCGTCACGGGCGAGCATCACCATCGCGTGGTCAATAACGTCAGCTTCGATATCAAGCGCGGCGAAACCCTGGCGCTGGTTGGCGAAAGCGGCTCCGGCAAATCGGTGACGGCGCATTCGATCCTGCGGTTGCTGCCCTACCCGTTGGCGCGGCACCCGTCCGGCACCATCAGCTACGCCGGGCAAGACCTGCTGACGCTCAAGGAAAAGACCCTGCGGCATATTCGCGGCAACCGCATCGCGATGATCTTCCAGGAGCCGATGACCTCGCTGAACCCGCTGCACTGCATCGAAAAGCAGATCAACGAAGTGCTCGGCCTGCACAAGGGCCTCACCGGCAAGGTCGCCACCCAGCGCACCCTGGAACTGCTGGAGTTGGTGGGCATCCCCGAGCCACACAAGCGTCTCAAGGCACTGCCCCACGAACTCTCCGGCGGCCAGCGCCAGCGCGTGATGATCGCCATGGCCCTGGCCAACGAGCCGGAACTGCTGATCGCCGATGAGCCGACCACGGCCCTCGACGTGACGGTGCAATTGAAGATCCTGGAACTGCTCAAGGAGCTGCAGGCGCGCCTGGGCATGGCGTTATTGCTGATCAGTCACGACCTGAACCTGGTACGCCGGATCGCTCACCGCGTGTGCGTGATGCAACAGGGCTGCATCGTCGAGCAGGCCGATTGCGAGACGCTGTTCCAGGCGCCGCAACACCCGTACACCCAGGAATTGCTGGCGGCCGAACCCAGCGGTGGGCCGGCCACCAATGAGGTCGGGCCACCCCTGCTGGAAGTGGACGACCTGAAGGTCTGGTTCCCGATCAAGAAAGGTTTTCTGCGCAACACCGTCGACTACGTCAAGGCGGTGGACGGCATCAACTTCAGCCTGCCCCAGGGGCAAACCCTGGGCATCGTCGGCGAAAGCGGCTCGGGCAAATCCACCCTGGGCCTGGCGATCCTGCGCCTGATCGGCAGCCAGGGCGGCATTCGCTTCGAAGGCCAGCAGCTGGACCGCCTCACCCAGCAGCAGGTGCGCCCGTTGCGCCGGGAAATGCAGGTGGTGTTTCAAGACCCGTTCGGCAGCCTGAGCCCGCGCATGTGTGTCAGCGAGATCGTCGGCGAAGGGTTACGCATCCACAACATGGGCACACCGACCGAGCAGGAGGCTGCGATCATTGCCGCGCTCAAGGAAGTCGGCCTGGACCCGGAGTCACGCCATCGCTACCCCCATGAGTTTTCCGGCGGCCAGCGCCAGCGCATCGCAATCGCCCGTGCCCTGGTGCTCAAGCCGCGCCTGATCCTGTTGGACGAGCCGACGTCGGCGCTGGACCGCACGGTGCAGCGCCAAGTGGTGGAATTGCTGCGCGGCTTGCAGGCCAAGTACAACCTGACCTACCTGTTTATCAGCCATGACCTGGCGGTGGTCAAGGCGCTCAGCCACCAGTTGATGGTGGTCAAGCAGGGTCAGGTGGTGGAACAAGGGGATGCCAGGCAGATTTTCGCCAGCCCCCAGCACCCCTATACTCGGCAATTGCTGGAAGCGGCCTTTCTGGTGCCCGCTTAA
- a CDS encoding ABC transporter permease, with amino-acid sequence MNLSPLNRRRFERFKANKRGWWSLWLFLILFVLSLGAELIANDKPLAVHFDGDWYFPALKRYPETTFGGEFPLEANYKSPYIQELLKAKDAWTLWAPIPFSYQSINYDLKVPAPAPPSSVNLLGTDDQGRDVLARVIYGFRVSVLFALTLTVLSSIIGVIAGALQGFYGGWVDLAGQRFLEIWSGLPVLYLLIILASFVQPNFWWLLGIMLLFSWMSLVDVVRAEFLRGRNLEYVRAARALGMQNGAIMFRHILPNAMVSTMTFMPFILTGAIGTLTALDFLGFGLPAGSPSLGELVAQGKSNLQAPWLGMSAFAVLAIMLSLLVFIGESARDAFDPRK; translated from the coding sequence ATGAACCTGTCCCCCCTCAATCGCCGCCGGTTCGAGCGGTTCAAGGCGAACAAGCGTGGCTGGTGGTCGTTGTGGCTGTTCCTGATTCTGTTCGTGCTCAGCCTGGGCGCCGAGCTGATCGCCAACGACAAGCCACTGGCCGTGCACTTCGATGGCGACTGGTATTTCCCGGCGCTCAAGCGCTACCCGGAGACCACCTTCGGCGGCGAGTTTCCCCTGGAAGCCAACTACAAGAGCCCGTATATCCAGGAGCTGCTCAAGGCCAAGGACGCCTGGACCTTGTGGGCACCGATCCCGTTCAGCTACCAGAGCATCAACTACGACCTGAAAGTGCCGGCCCCCGCGCCGCCATCCAGCGTCAACCTGCTGGGCACCGACGACCAGGGCCGCGATGTGCTGGCGCGGGTCATCTATGGGTTTCGCGTGTCGGTGCTGTTTGCGCTGACGCTGACCGTGCTCAGCTCGATCATCGGCGTGATCGCCGGCGCCCTGCAGGGTTTCTATGGCGGTTGGGTGGACCTGGCCGGGCAGCGCTTCCTGGAGATCTGGTCCGGGCTGCCGGTGCTGTACCTGCTGATCATCCTGGCCAGCTTCGTGCAGCCCAATTTCTGGTGGCTGCTGGGCATCATGCTGCTGTTCTCGTGGATGAGCCTGGTGGACGTGGTGCGCGCCGAGTTCCTGCGCGGGCGCAACCTGGAGTACGTGCGCGCGGCCCGGGCGCTGGGCATGCAGAACGGCGCGATCATGTTCCGCCATATCCTGCCCAACGCGATGGTCTCGACCATGACGTTCATGCCGTTCATCCTCACGGGCGCCATCGGCACCCTCACCGCCCTGGACTTCCTTGGCTTCGGCCTGCCGGCCGGCTCGCCGTCACTGGGCGAACTGGTGGCCCAGGGCAAATCCAACCTGCAGGCGCCGTGGCTGGGCATGAGTGCGTTTGCCGTGCTGGCGATCATGTTGAGCCTGCTGGTGTTTATCGGCGAGTCCGCTCGCGACGCCTTCGACCCGAGGAAATGA
- a CDS encoding microcin C ABC transporter permease YejB produces MLAYIVRRLLLIIPTLFGILLINFVIIQAAPGGPVEQMIAKLEGFDGATSRIAGGGAEVAVAGSSYRGAQGLDPALIKEIEKMYGFDKSAPERLWIMVKNYARLDFGDSFFRDAKVIDLIKEKMPVSISLGLWSTLIMYLVSIPLGIAKATRHGSHFDVWTSSAIIVGYAIPAFLFAILLIVVFAGGSYLDWFPLRGLTSNNFDELSWGGKVLDYFWHLALPVTALVIGNFATMTLLTKNSFLDEINKQYVVTAKAKGLTNHRVLYGHVFRNAMLLVIAGFPSAFIGIFFTGSLLVEVIFSLDGLGLMSFEAAINRDYPVVFGTLFIFTLLGLIVKLIGDLTYTLVDPRIDFASREH; encoded by the coding sequence ATGCTGGCCTATATTGTTCGTCGCCTGTTACTGATCATCCCCACGCTGTTCGGCATCCTGCTGATCAACTTCGTGATCATCCAGGCGGCTCCCGGCGGCCCGGTGGAACAGATGATCGCCAAGCTCGAAGGCTTTGACGGCGCCACCAGCCGCATCGCCGGGGGCGGTGCCGAGGTCGCGGTGGCGGGTTCCAGCTACCGCGGCGCCCAGGGCCTGGACCCGGCGCTGATCAAGGAAATCGAGAAAATGTACGGCTTCGACAAATCGGCGCCGGAACGTTTGTGGATCATGGTCAAGAATTATGCGCGGCTGGATTTCGGCGACAGCTTTTTCCGTGACGCCAAGGTCATCGACCTGATCAAGGAAAAGATGCCGGTGTCCATTTCCCTCGGGTTATGGAGCACCTTGATCATGTACCTGGTGTCGATCCCCCTGGGCATCGCCAAAGCCACGCGTCACGGCAGCCATTTCGATGTGTGGACCAGTTCGGCCATCATCGTCGGCTATGCGATCCCGGCGTTCCTGTTCGCCATCCTGTTGATCGTGGTGTTTGCCGGAGGCAGTTACCTGGACTGGTTCCCCTTGCGCGGGCTTACGTCCAACAACTTCGACGAATTGAGCTGGGGCGGCAAGGTCCTCGATTATTTCTGGCACCTGGCCCTGCCCGTGACCGCCCTGGTGATCGGCAACTTCGCCACCATGACCCTGCTGACCAAGAACAGCTTTCTCGACGAGATCAACAAACAGTACGTGGTCACCGCCAAGGCCAAGGGCCTGACCAACCACCGCGTGCTGTACGGCCATGTGTTTCGTAACGCGATGCTGCTGGTGATCGCCGGTTTCCCTTCGGCCTTCATTGGCATCTTCTTTACCGGCTCCTTGCTGGTGGAAGTGATCTTCTCGCTCGACGGCCTCGGCCTGATGAGCTTCGAGGCGGCGATCAACCGCGACTACCCGGTGGTGTTTGGCACGCTGTTTATCTTCACCCTGCTGGGGCTGATCGTGAAGCTGATCGGCGACCTCACCTACACCCTGGTCGATCCGCGTATCGACTTTGCCAGCCGGGAGCATTGA
- a CDS encoding extracellular solute-binding protein, with protein MMLLRRTLLASLLLCSAAQAAPQHALTLYNELPKYPADFKHFDYVNPDAPKGGTFRESAMGGFDSLNPYISKGVPADNLPLIYDTLAMQSLDEPITEYGLVAGKIEKAPDNSWVRFYLRPEARFHDGHPIRAEDVVFTFQTLIKDGTPLYRTYYADVDEVVAEDPLRVLFKFKRTNNRELPLILGQLPVLPKHWWATRDFSKGNLEIPLGSGPYKVAEVKAGRMIRYERVKDYWAKDLPVAKGFYNFDNRITDYYRDSTVSLEALKAGQFDYWLEFSAKNWANAYNIPAVAEGRLIKEEIPNGNPTGMQGFVFNTRKPMFQDVRVRKAISLLLDFEWSNKQLFNGAYTRTRSYFENSEMAATGLPGPDELAILEPLRDKIPAEVFTQAFEPSKTDGSGMIRAQQREAYQLLQEAGWKIVDDKMVDATGKPVTIEFLLAQTEFERILLPFKRNLADLGIDLVIRRVDVSQFINRLRSRDFDMLVGSFPQSTSPGNEQREFWKSSSADKPGSRNYMGLKDPAVDQLVEQLIDADSRKSLIAHARALDRVLQFGYYVIPNWHIKTFRVAYWDHLGHPKVSPRYDVGTATWWAKPDVKPAVPLDTTQSAEAASGGD; from the coding sequence ATGATGTTATTGCGCAGGACTTTACTCGCCAGCCTGTTGCTGTGCAGCGCGGCCCAGGCCGCCCCGCAACATGCGCTGACGCTTTACAACGAGCTGCCCAAGTACCCCGCCGACTTCAAGCATTTTGACTACGTGAACCCCGACGCCCCCAAGGGCGGCACCTTTCGCGAGTCGGCCATGGGTGGCTTCGACAGCCTCAACCCCTACATCAGCAAAGGCGTGCCGGCCGACAATCTGCCATTGATCTACGACACCCTGGCCATGCAGAGCCTCGACGAGCCCATCACCGAGTACGGCCTGGTGGCCGGCAAGATCGAAAAGGCCCCGGACAACAGTTGGGTGCGCTTCTACCTGCGCCCCGAAGCGCGCTTCCATGACGGCCACCCGATCCGCGCCGAAGACGTGGTGTTTACCTTCCAGACCCTGATCAAGGACGGCACCCCGCTCTACCGCACCTACTACGCCGACGTTGACGAAGTGGTCGCCGAAGACCCGCTGCGGGTGCTGTTCAAATTCAAGCGCACCAACAACCGCGAATTGCCGTTGATCCTCGGCCAATTGCCGGTACTGCCTAAACATTGGTGGGCCACTCGCGACTTCTCCAAGGGCAACCTGGAAATACCGTTGGGCAGTGGCCCGTACAAGGTGGCCGAGGTCAAGGCCGGACGCATGATCCGCTACGAGCGGGTCAAGGACTATTGGGCCAAGGACTTGCCGGTCGCCAAGGGGTTCTACAACTTCGACAACCGCATCACTGATTATTACCGCGACAGCACCGTGTCCCTGGAAGCCCTGAAGGCTGGCCAGTTCGACTACTGGCTGGAGTTCAGCGCAAAAAACTGGGCCAACGCCTACAACATTCCGGCAGTGGCCGAAGGCCGTCTGATCAAGGAGGAGATCCCCAACGGCAATCCCACCGGCATGCAGGGTTTCGTGTTCAACACGCGCAAACCGATGTTCCAGGATGTGCGGGTGCGCAAGGCCATCAGCCTGTTGCTGGATTTCGAATGGAGCAACAAGCAGCTGTTCAATGGCGCCTACACCCGCACCCGCAGTTACTTCGAAAACTCGGAAATGGCCGCCACCGGGTTACCCGGCCCGGATGAACTGGCCATTCTCGAGCCTCTGCGCGACAAGATCCCCGCCGAAGTCTTCACCCAGGCCTTCGAGCCGTCCAAGACCGACGGCAGCGGCATGATCCGTGCGCAGCAGCGCGAGGCCTACCAGCTGTTGCAGGAGGCCGGCTGGAAGATCGTCGACGACAAGATGGTCGACGCCACGGGCAAGCCGGTGACCATCGAGTTCCTGCTGGCCCAGACCGAATTCGAGCGCATTCTGCTGCCATTCAAGCGCAACCTGGCCGACCTGGGCATCGACCTGGTGATTCGCCGGGTCGACGTGTCGCAGTTCATCAACCGCCTGCGCTCGCGGGACTTCGACATGCTGGTGGGCAGCTTTCCGCAGTCCACCTCGCCGGGTAATGAGCAGCGTGAGTTCTGGAAGTCATCCAGCGCCGACAAACCGGGCAGCCGCAACTACATGGGCCTTAAGGACCCGGCGGTCGATCAATTGGTCGAGCAACTGATTGACGCCGACTCGCGCAAAAGCCTGATCGCCCACGCCAGGGCGCTGGATCGCGTACTGCAGTTTGGCTACTACGTGATCCCCAACTGGCACATCAAGACGTTCCGTGTGGCGTATTGGGACCACCTCGGCCATCCGAAAGTCTCGCCGCGCTATGACGTAGGCACCGCCACCTGGTGGGCCAAGCCCGACGTCAAACCCGCGGTCCCCCTGGACACCACACAAAGCGCCGAAGCGGCGAGCGGAGGCGATTGA
- a CDS encoding extracellular solute-binding protein, whose protein sequence is MKRPLLLLISLALSFAANATITESHGYAQFGTLKYPAKFTHYDWVNPAAPKGGTLRVMAFGTFDTLNPYTFKGTSPVSTGNFLQYGVNELNEPLMVGTGQYAPSGDEPTSSYGLIARSVEYSEDRSWVVFNLRREARFHDGTPITAEDVAFSYRTLLTEGHPQYRTNLQEVARVDILNRHRIRFVFKRAGNPLLILRLGELPVLPQHYWKNRDFKATTFEPPLGSGPYRISKVSPGRQLVFERVKDYWGKDLPVNQGLYNYNKVEVEFYRDSDVAFEAFKAGEFDIYIEHQAKNWVTGYNFPAVNRGEVIKAQIAHKIPTQSQGLFINTRRPAFSQTKVREALGLMFDFEWTNRTLFSNAYKRALSYYPNSEFSATGVPVGHEWLMLSPYRDQLPANLFTQAFSLPQTDGRGIPRETLRRALALLDEAGWKLSGQRLLNKDGQPLRLEILLVNPNLERILQPYVENLISIGIDAHLRTVDRAQYKQRLDQFDFDMILVTLNQTLSPGLEQWQYFHSSQAAIKGSKNYAGIANPVVDHLLEQLLAAQTREEQLAAGRALDRVLLWQHYSIPNWYLNYHRLAYRNRFAFVTTPPYSLGLSAWWLKASEKAQ, encoded by the coding sequence TTGAAGCGTCCCCTCCTTCTACTAATAAGTCTGGCCTTGAGCTTTGCGGCGAACGCGACGATTACCGAGAGCCACGGTTACGCGCAGTTCGGCACGCTCAAGTACCCGGCCAAATTCACCCATTACGATTGGGTAAACCCTGCAGCGCCGAAAGGCGGGACACTGCGGGTGATGGCCTTTGGCACGTTCGACACCCTCAACCCCTATACCTTCAAGGGCACCAGCCCGGTGTCCACCGGCAACTTCCTGCAGTACGGCGTCAATGAGCTGAACGAACCGCTGATGGTCGGCACAGGCCAGTACGCCCCTTCCGGCGACGAGCCGACATCCAGCTACGGCCTGATCGCCCGGTCGGTGGAGTACAGCGAGGACCGCAGCTGGGTCGTATTCAACCTGCGCCGCGAAGCGCGTTTTCACGATGGCACGCCGATCACCGCCGAGGACGTAGCGTTTTCCTACCGCACCCTGCTGACCGAAGGCCATCCGCAGTACCGCACCAACCTGCAGGAAGTGGCGCGGGTAGATATCCTCAATCGCCATCGCATCCGTTTCGTGTTCAAGCGTGCCGGCAACCCGCTGTTGATCCTGCGGCTGGGCGAGCTGCCGGTGCTGCCCCAGCATTACTGGAAAAATCGCGATTTCAAGGCCACCACCTTCGAGCCGCCACTGGGCAGCGGGCCGTACCGCATCAGCAAGGTCAGCCCTGGCCGCCAACTGGTGTTCGAACGGGTCAAGGACTACTGGGGCAAGGACCTGCCGGTCAACCAGGGCCTGTACAACTACAACAAGGTCGAGGTGGAGTTCTACCGCGACAGCGACGTAGCCTTTGAAGCCTTCAAGGCGGGTGAATTCGACATCTATATCGAACACCAGGCCAAGAACTGGGTGACCGGCTACAACTTTCCGGCGGTCAATCGCGGCGAGGTCATCAAGGCGCAGATCGCCCACAAGATTCCCACCCAGAGCCAGGGCCTGTTCATCAACACCCGGCGACCGGCCTTCAGCCAGACCAAGGTGCGCGAAGCCCTGGGGCTGATGTTCGACTTCGAATGGACCAACCGCACCCTGTTCAGCAACGCCTACAAACGCGCCTTGAGCTACTACCCCAACAGCGAATTCTCGGCCACGGGCGTCCCGGTCGGTCACGAGTGGCTGATGCTCTCGCCTTACCGCGACCAACTGCCGGCCAATCTGTTTACCCAAGCCTTCAGCCTGCCGCAGACCGACGGGCGCGGCATCCCCCGCGAAACCCTGCGCCGCGCCCTGGCCCTGCTCGACGAGGCCGGCTGGAAACTGTCCGGCCAACGCCTGCTGAACAAGGACGGGCAACCGCTGCGCCTGGAGATCCTGCTGGTCAACCCGAACCTGGAGCGCATCCTGCAGCCCTATGTCGAGAACCTGATCAGCATCGGCATCGACGCGCACCTGCGCACCGTCGACCGCGCCCAGTACAAGCAACGCCTGGATCAATTCGATTTCGACATGATCCTGGTCACCCTCAACCAGACCCTCAGCCCCGGGCTGGAGCAGTGGCAGTACTTCCACTCCAGCCAGGCCGCGATCAAGGGCAGCAAGAATTACGCCGGCATCGCCAACCCCGTGGTCGACCATTTGCTCGAACAACTGCTCGCCGCCCAGACCCGCGAAGAACAACTGGCCGCCGGCCGCGCGCTGGACCGGGTGCTGCTGTGGCAGCACTACAGCATTCCCAACTGGTACCTCAACTATCATCGCCTGGCGTACCGCAACCGGTTCGCCTTTGTCACCACGCCGCCCTACAGCCTGGGCCTGAGCGCGTGGTGGCTGAAAGCTTCGGAGAAAGCCCAATGA